A window of Pseudomonas denitrificans (nom. rej.) genomic DNA:
GTCACGCCGGGCAGGGTCTGCAGCAGGGTGGGAATGTTGTCGGCCTGGATGCGCTCGATGTCTTTGCGGGTCAGGGTCGAGCGACCGACGCTGCTGGAGTCCACCGACAGGCCGCTGCCGACGATGGTCTGCGAGTCCAGTTCGATGGCGTTGTCGCTGAACTTGTCGACCTTGCCCACGCGGCGCACGACGAAGCCGTCGCCGGCCTCCACCAGTTCCAGCGACGAGCCCTTGAGCAACTGCTCGAGCGCCTCGCGCATGCTGTAGCGACCACTTACCGCCGGCGCCTTGAGGCCGTCCAGCTGGGAGGCGTCGTAGAGCACCTGTATGCCGGCCTGCTGCGACAGGCTGCCGATGGATTCGCTCAGCGCCTGTGCCGGAAGGTCGACCTGCCAGTCGGCGGCGCGGCTGTACTCGGCCATCATCAGGCTGCCGAGCAGCACGGCGCAGCCCAGCGGGCGCGCGAACGGGAAGTTGAAACGAGACTGCATGCAAGGCCCTCCCCAGGGTCGAAAAGCGCTGCGCGTTTCGCAGCGAATGACGGGGAAGACCCTCATTCGAGAAAAACCCACACCTGCAAATAACAATATTTCTCAAAAATAATCGAATCTGGGTCGTTGCTGTTTTTGCAGGAGCGGACTCCGTCCGCGATGTGCAACCGGCCAGCTCGGAGCCGCCGGAAATCGATCGTGGACGCAGTCCGCTCCTACGTAATGGGCCAGCGCTGTAGGGCGATTAACCTGGAACAGGTTATCCGCCGGCTCCGTTGCGGCGGATAACGCTGGCGCGTTATGCGCCCTACCTTCAGGCCGGGCGCGGGAGCGGGGAAATCAGCGCGGCAGGATGACCGCGCTGCCGTCGGCCTTGCGCTGTACGCGCACATCCAGCAGCACCGGCAAGGCCGCGAGGAAATCGTCCGGACGGGCCAGGCGCACGTTGCCGGAAATGGGCTTGTCCGCCAGGCGCTGGTCACCCAGGCGGATTGGCGCGGCACGGTATTGCGACAACTCGTCCACCAGCGCACCCAGCGGCTGGTTGCGGAAGGCGAGCATGCCGTCGCGCCACGCAGCGATGGCGGCAACCGGCACGCGGTCGACCTGCGCCTCCTCTGCTCCACTCGACAACCGGGCACGATCACCCGCGGTCAGCGTCTGCTCGCCCGGCGCAGCGAGCTGCGCCTGCAACGCCACTTTGCCGTGACGCACGGCGACGGTCAGGCCATCGCCCTCGCGGTGAACATCGAAGCCGGTGCCGAGCACCCGCACCCGGCTTTCGCCGGCGGTCACGCGGAAGGGCCGGTCGGCGTCATGGGTCACTTCGAAATAGGCTTCGCCGCGCAGCAATCGCACATCGCGCCAGCCCTCGGAGTAGTCCACCCGCAGTGTGGAATCCGCCGCCAGGAACACCCGCGTGCCATCGACCAGCGTGACCTCGCGCTGCTCGCCCGGCGCGGTGGATTGCACCTGCTGCGGATCGGCCAGGCGGCCGCCACTGAAGTCGTTGGCCAGCAACAATGCCGCGCAGAATACGCTGGCGGCGGCAAGCCCGCGCCAGGGCAGAATGGAGCGGCGACGCGGCGCGATGGCGGGCCGGCGCAGCTGGTCGAGATCGATCCACAGCTGCTCGATCTCACGGTAGGCCGATGCATGGGCCGGGTCTTCCGCCAGCCAGTCGGCGAAGGCCTGGCGCTCGCGGGCATCACAGGCGCCCGAGCGCTGGCGACTGAACCACTTGGCGGCCAGTTCGTCGATCACCTGCTGGCGCTCCTCTTGCGGCGTCATGCTTCGCCCTCTCCCTGAACGTGCCGCTTGCAGTGCAACAGCGCACTGGCGACGTGCTTCTCCACCATGCTCAGTGAAATCCCCATGCGCCGCGCCACCTCGGGCTGCGACAGGCCGTCGAACTTGTGCAGGATGAAGGCCTCACGTCGGCGGGGCGGCAGGCTGTCCAGTGCCTGGGAAAGCTGCCGCAGGTATCGTTGTCGCTCGAACTGCACCACGGGTTCGCCCCCTTCGGCGGCCGGTTGCTGGTCAGTATCCGTGGCCTCTTCCGGCTCGCAGGCAAAGCGCCGGGAGCGCTGCCAGTGATCACGCAGCAGGTTGCGCGCCACCTGGAACAGGAAGGCGCGCGGCTGCTCTACCTGATGCCGCGAGGAAGACTTGAGCCATTGGGCGAAGGCGTCCTGGGCAAGGTCGGCGGCGTCCGCCGAGCTGCCCAGCTGCTTGCGAAGGAAGCGCAGCAATTCGCCGTGGAAGGAGCGATAGGCCTGGGACACCGAACGGGAGAAACGCTCATCCATCGACGCACGCCTCCCGGCGTCGCCGCCCTGCCCCACACTTGCCCGCTACCACGTCGCCCCCAGAACCGGGGCGCTTGGCCACCGGCAACTATCGAATTACACAAATGATAATACATATCATTTGCAGAATTGAAGCCGGACGAGAACGATCGGGCGAAAACGATGGAAAGCAAAAGGCCGCCTCACGGCGGCCCTTCGGGAACTCAGACGTTGGCGATGCGCGCCTTTCGCGCCCGGTAGCTGCGCAGCAGCGAAGGCGCCAGCGCGGTGAGCGCCGAGCCACTGACCACCAGCAGCGCACCGACATAGGCCAGGCCGTTGAGGTCCTCGGGCCGCACGAACTCCGGCCACAGCGAAGCAGCCAGCGCCACCGAGGCGAAGGTCACCAGCGGCGTGATCGCCAGGGTCGCGCTGACCCGCGAGGCTTCCCAGTGCGCCAGCGCCTCGGCGAAGGCGCCGTAGGCCACCAGGGTGTTCAGGCAGCAGGCCAGCAGCAGCCAGCCCTGCAGCGGGGACAGGTCCAGGGCCTCCAGCGGATGCGCCCAGGGCGTGAGCAGCGCGCCGCAGCCCAGGTAGATCACCATCATCACCTGAACCGAGGTCCACTGGGTCAGCAGCTGTTTCTGCGCGAGCCCATAGAAGGTCCAGATGAAGGCGGCGAAGACCACGATCAGCACGCCGGTGGTGTACTCGCCGAGCGAACCGAACAGCTCGGCCAGGCGCTGGTTGAAGAACAGCCCGAAGCCGAAGATCAGCACTGCCAGACCGAGCGCCTGGCCGACGCTGAAGCTCTCCTTGAAGACGAACAGGCTGCCCAGCAGCAGGAGGATCGGCGCGATCTGGATCACCAGCTGCGTGGTCCCCGGCGTGAGCAGGCGCAGGCCGATCAGGTAACAGACGTAGTTGCCGGTCAGGCCGAGGATGGCGATCAGCACCAGCCCCTTGCCGCGCTTGCCCAGCGGCGAGAAGCGCGGCAACTGGCGGGTGAAGCCCAGGTAGATGAGCAGCAGGCCACCGGACACCACCAGGCGAAACCAGGTGACGGTGATCGGGTCCATGACCTTCAGGACTTCCTTGAGCTTGATCGGCAGGATGCCCCAGAGGACGGCGGTGACCAGGGCCAGGAACAGGCCGAACTGCCAGCGGCCGGATGAAACGTGCATGAGTGCCTCGACGCGTATGCGGTCCGCCATGCTAAGTCATGGCGGTATCGCCCCATAGGAACAGTTGCGTGGTGCAACTGTTCCGGTCGCCGGTCAGATCAGGGTCGAGAGGCGCAGCAGCCACCAGATGAGGATGATCAGCTGGACGAGGAACGCGGCAAAGCGCACCCATACCGCCAGCACCGAGGTGCTGAGCAGATGCACCACCGACTGGACGATGCGCGCCACCAGCAGGGCCGGCGCCAGCGGGTCGGTGATCACTGTCTGCTGGGTGACCATGGCGTAGAGCAGCACGGCGCAGAACAGTGGCACGTTTTCCACGCAGTTGGCGTGTGCGCGCACCAGGCGCTGGCCGAAGGTGCCGGGAGTGTTGCTGCCGTCGGCGGCGAAGACGTTGACCTTCATGCGGCCGGACATCACCAGCAGGCCGCGCTGGTTAACCAGCAACAGGACCAGCAGCACGGTCCAGGCAACCAGGCCGAGCAACGCGAAGGCAGAGGGACTCAGGGACATGCGGGACTCCTTTCTCTTGTTGGTTTGAGCGGAGTCTAAGGGAAGTAGAGTAATTGCTCTATATGTTTGCCGCCGCGCCGCGCAGGGTCTTGCAGGAGCAACCGTGTTTCGCCGGAAAATCCGTGCAAGTGCATTCCCCCTCACCCCAGCCCTCTCCCTGAGGGAGAGGGGGTAGATCGTGCCGGCTGGAGCTGCAGTTTCATCCTGCACCGAACGGTCCCCTCTCCCTTCAGGGAGAGGGTTAGGGAGAGGGCAAGTGCCACCGGCCGGCTCGGAGCTGCCGGGAATCGATCGCGGACGGAGTCCGCTCCTACGCACGCCGGACAGATCGTCGGTCGGCACAAAAGAAAACGGGCAGCCCGTCGCCGGACTGCCCGCCTCTTCCAGCGCCGCACTCACAGCTTGGCGATGGAGACCTCGGTGGATTTCACGAAGGCGATCACTTCGCTGCCGATGGCCAGTTCCAGCTCCTTCACGGAACGCGTGGTGATCACCGAAGTGACGATGCCGGCGGCGGTCTGCACGTCGATTTCCGACAGCACATCGCCTTCGACGATTTCCTTGATGGTGCCCTTGAACTGGTTGCGGACGTTGATGGCTTTGATGGTCATGGCGTAGCTCCTTGGGAGAATAGGGATTTCACTGTGGGTTCAAAGCGCCCAGCGCAGTTGCGTGGGCAGTGGGGAAACGGGTTCCGGTTCGGGCGGCTGGGCCGGCAGCGACAGCACGCGTTCGAGCACTTCGGCTTCCAGCGCGGCGAGCCTCGCCGAGCCACGGGCACGCGGCCGGTGCAGCTCGACGTTGAGGTCCAGGCCGATCTCGCCGTCCTCGATGAGGATCACCCGGTCGGCGATGGCCACGGCCTCGCTGACGTCGTGGGTGACCAGCAGCACGGTGAAACAATGTTGCTGCCAGAGGTTCTCGATCAGCTGCTGCATCTCGATGCGGGTCAGGGCATCCAGCGCACCCAGCGGCTCATCGAGCAGCAGCAGGCGCGGCTGGTGGATCAGCGCGCGGGCCAGGGCCACGCGCTGCTTCTGGCCGCCGGACAAGCCCGCCGGCCATTCGTTGGCGCGGTCGGACAGCCCTACCGCCGCCAGCGCATCCAGCGCCTTCGGACGCCAGTCGCCCTTCAGGCCCAGGCCGACGTTGTCGATCACCCGCTTCCAGGGCAGCAGGCGCGAGTCCTGGAACATCAGGCGAGTCTCTTCGCGGGCGCTTTCCAGCGGCGCGGAGCCGGCCAGCAACTGGCCGTCACTGGCCTCATCGAGCCCGGCCAGCAGGCGCAG
This region includes:
- a CDS encoding FecR family protein, producing the protein MTPQEERQQVIDELAAKWFSRQRSGACDARERQAFADWLAEDPAHASAYREIEQLWIDLDQLRRPAIAPRRRSILPWRGLAAASVFCAALLLANDFSGGRLADPQQVQSTAPGEQREVTLVDGTRVFLAADSTLRVDYSEGWRDVRLLRGEAYFEVTHDADRPFRVTAGESRVRVLGTGFDVHREGDGLTVAVRHGKVALQAQLAAPGEQTLTAGDRARLSSGAEEAQVDRVPVAAIAAWRDGMLAFRNQPLGALVDELSQYRAAPIRLGDQRLADKPISGNVRLARPDDFLAALPVLLDVRVQRKADGSAVILPR
- a CDS encoding sigma-70 family RNA polymerase sigma factor encodes the protein MDERFSRSVSQAYRSFHGELLRFLRKQLGSSADAADLAQDAFAQWLKSSSRHQVEQPRAFLFQVARNLLRDHWQRSRRFACEPEEATDTDQQPAAEGGEPVVQFERQRYLRQLSQALDSLPPRRREAFILHKFDGLSQPEVARRMGISLSMVEKHVASALLHCKRHVQGEGEA
- a CDS encoding DMT family transporter; the encoded protein is MHVSSGRWQFGLFLALVTAVLWGILPIKLKEVLKVMDPITVTWFRLVVSGGLLLIYLGFTRQLPRFSPLGKRGKGLVLIAILGLTGNYVCYLIGLRLLTPGTTQLVIQIAPILLLLGSLFVFKESFSVGQALGLAVLIFGFGLFFNQRLAELFGSLGEYTTGVLIVVFAAFIWTFYGLAQKQLLTQWTSVQVMMVIYLGCGALLTPWAHPLEALDLSPLQGWLLLACCLNTLVAYGAFAEALAHWEASRVSATLAITPLVTFASVALAASLWPEFVRPEDLNGLAYVGALLVVSGSALTALAPSLLRSYRARKARIANV
- a CDS encoding MAPEG family protein; the encoded protein is MSLSPSAFALLGLVAWTVLLVLLLVNQRGLLVMSGRMKVNVFAADGSNTPGTFGQRLVRAHANCVENVPLFCAVLLYAMVTQQTVITDPLAPALLVARIVQSVVHLLSTSVLAVWVRFAAFLVQLIILIWWLLRLSTLI
- a CDS encoding TOBE domain-containing protein, yielding MTIKAINVRNQFKGTIKEIVEGDVLSEIDVQTAAGIVTSVITTRSVKELELAIGSEVIAFVKSTEVSIAKL
- the ssuB gene encoding aliphatic sulfonates ABC transporter ATP-binding protein, producing MNAVNPLSQKQLPQKQLPQQLKKGIPLALENVRKRFGDREVLKGIDLRIPAGQFVAIVGRSGCGKSTLLRLLAGLDEASDGQLLAGSAPLESAREETRLMFQDSRLLPWKRVIDNVGLGLKGDWRPKALDALAAVGLSDRANEWPAGLSGGQKQRVALARALIHQPRLLLLDEPLGALDALTRIEMQQLIENLWQQHCFTVLLVTHDVSEAVAIADRVILIEDGEIGLDLNVELHRPRARGSARLAALEAEVLERVLSLPAQPPEPEPVSPLPTQLRWAL